One part of the Aspergillus luchuensis IFO 4308 DNA, chromosome 5, nearly complete sequence genome encodes these proteins:
- a CDS encoding uncharacterized protein (COG:S;~EggNog:ENOG410PYCC;~TransMembrane:4 (o42-63i131-158o170-188i200-217o)): MGSGDTALRGKYIPFHTLNDDDKSADYSHRTSRSLSRSLKHLIPIVLIYCSLLIFSWTVTCILTHRPLLYHHSTPTWESARQLTCASQTVLGVTDSDANATFSCSQREATKVTLTAAVIAATRRWRLAARVVNSVMAVLTIPFSSFIAARAAIVYGQAAGNKRAFSLRKLLAVADRGWWNPFILARLFSAGGRRRLGSPLLYYAFLVCALGGLNWPLQQLLVSEVTILVESLPSKVTPLVSDADITGLSQVKSIETVGDTRSLINYATQYDSRPNIWRTPDSVCNSSMSWAYSCVSNSNQGGIATQFYPLRGNSSFVSIPVNSVTTGIISDHAFRFNTSVASEEVSEESYPDSCGGPGSFSASTLANLSGLDASYNVPISADGMMEVKVCALGDSQSFPWNLTRNRQDIAEEAYIHFNSIAMSFLTNGSRIASWTQRIRANTTAGYFMLPNYMNNYQTGPLLETFNLATSFDPENFIVDQEESMDVRALNNSHVLGYGYPDPTPVSSPALGPLLTATKALFGPSTFFANRANSTPTHRTLLPCRWTSAPSLFRLLTSQILILKILPPGDTRLSSPVHQTPTPLTSTTWLPGLVSSLQTTTTPRQRLSLPRAPSLPIRPT, translated from the exons ATGGGGTCTGGTGACACTGCTCTACGAGGGAAATATATTCCATTTCATACACTAAACGATGACGACAAGTCAGCCGATTACTCGCACAGAACGTCTCGTTCCTTATCCCGCAGCTTGAAGCATCTAATCCCGATTGTCTTGATTTATTGTTCTCTACTCATCTTCTCATGGACCGTGACGTGCATCCTCACCCACCGGCCTCTCCTCTATCATCATTCAACGCCAACATGGGAAAGCGCGCGGCAGCTGACCTGCGCGTCCCAGACGGTCCTGGGGGTCACCGACTCTGACGCAAATGCGACATTCTCCTGCAGCCAGAGAGAAGCGACAAAAGTAACTCTCACCGCAGCCGTCATCGCTGCTACACGTCGCTGGAGATTGGCCGCCCGGGTCGTTAACTCAGTCATGGCGGTGCTGACCATTCCATTCTCTTCATTTATTGCCGCCCGCGCCGCCATAGTGTACGGCCAGGCCGCTGGCAATAAGCGGGCATTCAGCCTCCGGAAATTGCTAGCGGTAGCTGATCGAGGATGGTGGAATCCCTTCATCCTTGCCCGCCTGTTTTCTGCTGGAGGTCGGCGGCGACTGGGCAGTCCGCTCCTATATTATGCATTCCTCGTCTGCGCTTTAG GTGGTCTAAATTGGCCGTTGCAGCAGTTGCTCGTGTCAGAGGTGACCATATTGGTTGAGAGTTTACCCTCCAAGGTCACGCCGCTGGTTTCTGACGCCGACATCACCGGATTGTCTCAAGTGAAGTCCATCGAGACGGTTGGGGATACGAGATCATTGATCAACTACGCTACTCAGTACGACTCTCGGCCAAATATCTGGCGGACACCCGATTCAGTCTGCAATTCATCCATGAGCTGGGCATATTCCTGCGTGAGTAACTCGAACCAAGGCGGAATTGCTACGCAGTTCTATCCCCTCCGCGGTAACAGTTCATTtgtctccatccccgtcAACTCGGTCACAACGGGAATAATAAGCGATCATGCCTTTCGGTTCAATACGTCCGTCGCCTCAGAAGAGGTATCGGAAGAGAGCTATCCCGACAGCTGCGGTGGACCAGGGTCTTTCTCCGCATCAACGCTTGCGAACCTGTCAGGTCTGGATGCTTCCTATAACGTCCCAATCTCCGCAGATGGTATGATGGAGGTAAAGGTGTGCGCGCTGGGAGACTCGCAGAGTTTTCCATGGAATCTCACTCGGAACCGCCAGGACATTGCGGAAGAAGCATACATTCACTTCAATTCAATCGCCATGAGCTTCCTCACCAACGGATCTCGGATAGCCAGCTGGACACAGCGCATTCGTGCGAATACGACCGCGGGGTACTTCATGCTCCCTAACTACATGAACAACTACCAAACGGGTCCCTTGTTGGAGACGTTCAATCTTGCAACTAGTTTTGATCCAGAGAATTTTATCGTTGACCAGGAGGAGAGTATGGATGTGCGAGCCTTAAATAACTCACATGTTCTAGG ATATGGTTATCCCGACCCCACGCCTGTCAGCTCACCAGCTCTTGGGCCTTTGCTCACAGCCACCAAGGCCCTCTTCGGCCCGTCCACGTTCTTCGCCAATCGTGCTAATTCGACACCGACTCACCGAACATTACTTCCTTGTCGTTGGACGAGTGCTCCGAGCCTATTCCGTTTACTTACCTCTCAAATACTAATACTGAAGATACTACCTCCTGGCGATACGCGACTCTCAAGCCCTGTGCATCAGACACCAACTCCACTTACTTCAACGACCTGGCTGCCTGGCTTGGTCAGCTCTTTGCAAACTACGACAACCCCCAGACAACGTCTGTCTTTACCCAGGGCGCCTTCTTTGCCAATAAGGCCAACCTAG
- a CDS encoding oxygenase MpaB family protein (COG:S;~EggNog:ENOG410PK5T;~InterPro:IPR037473,IPR018713;~PFAM:PF09995;~TransMembrane:1 (o353-378i)), whose product MSEKTYKIWNHSFKWTSDHIPAEGLQSMRYSYDVLGEECYLRLKQIVSKPSHGPTEQAPLNPDLYTLLRDNYTQDKKLRKLWGQVHSIPDWVDWAQIERGQKVLYRYDILALNSVGHLASIEKRTFTDTAKLAFQGLIGAMGPGRGAETLARTSGLGRQTARRRILETAQFILEVTQSLSALQPGGTGQIACLRVRFLHAIVRTQFMALIQRDSSQSTYNVKEHGIPINDIDSIVTVLDLSAVILLIGLPAQGIYPSNQEVSDCIAMWRLVAHYMGTPSEPFKTPHSAKVMLESYLVAEMHPTENSGLLARNIFRALDDALPYVPRSLLMANTYWLNGSELSNQLGFEGTTRAWSLVLSLVYGVFVGLIYLCRLVPWLDEGHIKLQRRLQWYIIVEGKTGLGKRSTFKFKNKPQLQPPQSTRM is encoded by the exons ATGTCTGAGAAGACATACAAGATCTGGAACCACTCGTTCAAATGGACATCAGATCATATTCCAGCAGAGGGGCTACAGTCTATGAGATATTCGTACGATGTGCTTGGTGAAGAGTGCTATCTCAGATTGAAGCAAATTGTCTCCAAGCCCAGTCATGGCCCTACTGAACAAGCCCCGCTGAACCCAGATCTATACACTCTCTTGCGAGACAACTATACCCAAGACAAGAAACTACGCAAGCTATGGGGTCAAGTACATTCCATTCCGGACTGGGTTGACTGGGCGCAAATAGAAAGAGGTCAGAAGGTCCTTTATCGATATGATATACTTGCTTTGAATTCTGTAGGCCACCTTGCTAGTATAGAGAAACGTACATTTACTGATACAGCAAAGCTAGCCTTCCAAGGCCTCATCGGTGCGAT GGGCCCCGGCCGTGGAGCCGAAACACTCGCACGTACTTCCGGCCTCGGAAGACAGACAGCTCGTCGCCGAATCCTCGAAACCGCCCAATTTATCCTCGAAGTAACTCAATCCCTATCCGCACTACAGCCCGGCGGAACGGGCCAAATCGCTTGTCTACGAGTCCGATTTCTCCACGCGATAGTCCGCACCCAATTCATGGCTCTTATTCAAAGGGACTCGTCGCAGTCCACCTATAATGTAAAGGAACACGGCATCCCAATAAACGATATAGATTCCATCGTCACAGTACTCGATCTCTCAGCCGTGATCCTCCTCATAGGCCTTCCGGCGCAGGGAATCTACCCGTCAAACCAGGAAGTGTCCGACTGTATCGCCATGTGGAGGTTAGTTGCGCATTACATGGGGACGCCTTCTGAGCCATTCAAGACTCCGCACTCGGCAAAGGTCATGCTAGAGTCGTATCTAGTGGCTGAAATGCATCCTACGGAGAATAGTGGTCTGTTGGCGAGGAATATTTTCCGAGCCCTGGATGACGCCCTACCTTATGTGCCACGGTCACTTCTTATGGCTAATACGTACTGGCTGAATGGGAGTGAGCTGTCGAATCAACTTGGATTCGAGGGAACAACGAGGGCGTGGTCGCTTGTGCTGAGCTTAGTTTATGGGGTGTTTGTCGGGCTTATATATCTATGCCGCTTGGTGCCTTGGCTTGATGAGGGCCATATCAAG CTACAACGCCGACTTCAATGGTACATTATTGTAGAGGGGAAGACAGGTCTGGGGAAAAGGTCGACGTTCAAATTCAAGAATAAGCCACAACTTCAGCCTCCCCAGAGCACCAGAATGTAA
- a CDS encoding uncharacterized protein (COG:C;~EggNog:ENOG410Q1JE;~InterPro:IPR044053;~go_function: GO:0016491 - oxidoreductase activity [Evidence IEA]), with amino-acid sequence MTVSNSNGQSSVGKGRDVSTTLNYIFPPGREGLKPIDADIPEAQRRFAKREGINDVRDVVIKDIRGKEHEFTLDVQGFQYVKHEIEGVTDWHDAAQIKQIIQPATEELVKRLTGASEVVVYLTRTRFEGNEVGNQMSTPNSPSHGVHSDMTRASCRTVLKDVLTEDEIERLLSHPFVVVNAWRPIKTVRRDPLAVCDWRSVDPASDIVPDRRIISDHVVEFGLPVYNEKHDWYYLSEQQPDEPLIFKQLGSDAASSVTLLHSAFVDPEHIHGPPRESIEMKCFAFFTERTA; translated from the exons ATGACTGTATCCAATTCCAATGGCCAATCCTCGGTCGGGAAGGGACGTGATGTCTCTACAACACTAAACTATATATTCCCGCCTGGCCGTGAAGGATTAAAACCAATCGATGCCGATATACCCGAGGCTCAGCGGCGCTTTGCCAAACGTGAGGGTATCAACGATGTGAGAGACGTCGTAATCAAGGATATTCGTGGCAAAGAGCATGAATTTACCTTGGATGTTCAAGGCTTTCAATACGTTAAACATGAGATTGAGGGGGTTACGGATTGGCATGACGCCGCTCAGATAAAACAAATAATTCAGCCCGCTACAGAAGAGCTGGTCAAGCGACT AACCGGCGCATCCGAAGTCGTTGTATATCTCACTCGCACTAGATTTGAGGGAAACGAAGTCGGGAACCAAATGAGCACCCCGAATTCTCCTTCGCATGGTGTGCATTCAGACATGACGCGTGCATCTTGCCGGACTGTTCTAAAGGATGTCCTTACCGAAGATGAAATTGAGCGGCTTCTTAGCCATCCCTTTGTCGTTGTCAACGCATGGAGGCCAATCAAAACAGTTCGAAGAGATCCTCTTGCGGTGTGTGATTGGCGATCTGTTGACCCTGCTTCAGACATCGTTCCAGATCGCAGAATCATTTCCGACCATGTAGTCGAGTTTGGCTTGCCTGTCTACAACGAAAAGCATGACTGGTATTATCTTAGCGAGCAGCAGCCGGATGAGCCGCTCATCTTTAAGCAGCTAGGCAGTGATGCTGCATCTAGCGTGACACTGCTTCACTCTGCATTTGTGGATCCGGAACATATCCATGGTCCTCCACGGGAGAGTATTGAGATGAAATGCTTTGCATTCTTTACTGAGAGGACTGCTTAA
- a CDS encoding uncharacterized protein (SECRETED:SignalP(1-18)), producing the protein MNFSQILVVLATIGLASAVPATSDASQCTTAQANSCCTSLTNGILNVNVLPALCVPLVGNCNNQAACCTTNGIGLLNCLTVQV; encoded by the exons ATGAACTTCTCACAAATTCTTGTCGTCCTTGCGACCATCGGTCTTGCCAGCGCTGTACCAGCCACTAGTGATGCCTCACAGTGCACTACAGCCCAAGCCAACTCATGCTGCACTAGCTTGACTAACGGCATCTTGAATGTGAACGTGCTTCCCGCACTTTGCGTTC CGCTTGTTGGAAACTGCAACAACCAGGCTGCCTGCTGCACCACTAATGGAATT GGTCTTCTCAACTGCCTGACCGTCCAGGTCTAG
- the arp1 gene encoding scytalone dehydratase arp1 (COG:S;~EggNog:ENOG410PPPN;~InterPro:IPR004235,IPR032710;~PFAM:PF02982,PF13577;~go_function: GO:0030411 - scytalone dehydratase activity [Evidence IEA];~go_process: GO:0006582 - melanin metabolic process [Evidence IEA]): MTFEIYIPSTLTFQDYIAVCQCARTFADGYDRKDKTRLRAALAPSVIVDYNKVLPHVTRETYEADHFVETWLNPKNLGNKALATQHLLGAPYFKFASEEKIVVQWQQLASHGRWVDRQEETSPVKRKIDETSDGRSWMQQTYVKVDGQWRIQVLEPEVLYHTGDFQGIRRPDEKGEGKL, encoded by the exons ATGACATTCGAGATAtacatcccctccaccctgACATTCCAGGACTACATCGCCGTCTGCCAATGTGCGCGCACATTCGCCGATGGGTACGATCGGAAG GATAAAACCCGCCTCCGCGCCGCCCTCGCTCCCTCCGTGATAGTCGACTACAACAAAGTCCTTCCCCATGTCACCCGCGAGACCTACGAAGCAGACCACTTCGTCGAGACATGGCTGAACCCAAAAAACCTTGGGAACAAGGCTCTGGCGACGCAGCATCTCCTCGGAGCACCATACTTCAAGTTCGCATCGGAGGAGAAAATCGTTGTACAATGGCAGCAACTTGCGAGCCATGGGCGGTGGGTTGACCGTCAGGAAGAGACATCTCCGGTTAAACGCAAGATTGACGAGACGTCggatggaagaagctggatGCAGCAGACTTATGTTAAGGTGGATGGGCAGTGGCGGATTCAGGTGCTGGAGCCGGAGGTTTTGTACCATACGGGGGATTTTCAGGGGATTAGACGGCCGGATGAGAAGGGTGAGGGGAAGCTTTAG
- a CDS encoding uncharacterized protein (SECRETED:SignalP(1-30)) has protein sequence MSSRSAISKLSLSTITTLVLLSTPPTTAYSYKYPALFVYKDTNCTDISFSLVYPSLGDCNGGYYNYAGSFQMFNIDAAYTCNDSDTRLTFEMYNSSGTNCGDESDLLFRQPVTEECTVADVESPGPLEMPVWFELGCM, from the exons ATGTCCAGCcgctccgccatctccaag CTCTCCCTCTCTACTATAACTACCCTCGTCCTCCTATCcaccccaccaacaacagcctACTCCTACAAATACCCCGCCCTCTTCGTCTACAAAGACACCAACTGCACCgacatctccttctcactgGTATATCCCAGCCTGGGCGACTGCAACGGCGGATACTACAACTACGCGGGCTCATTCCAGATGTTCAATATTGACGCCGCATATACCTGTAATGATAGCGACACGAGACTTACGTTCGAAATGTATAATAGTTCGGGTACGAACTGCGGTGATGAGAGTGACTTGTTGTTTAGACAGCCGGTGACGGAGGAGTGTACTGTTGCGGATGTGGAGAGTCCTGGGCCGTTGGAGATGCCGGTTTGGTTTGAGTTGGGGTGTATGTAA
- a CDS encoding SDR family oxidoreductase (COG:S;~EggNog:ENOG410PJ4D;~InterPro:IPR036291) codes for MPSNSPHHAIVYGASGLIGWALINQLLGPYPAAGTFQKVTAVTNRPLDPSETYWPEAGPNRPQLQLASGVDLRSWDPDRLVEWLREVVEDSKGVTHVYYLAFAAMDDDLEEVATNRRMLQNVIDAHNLISPDLQFVTFVGGTRGYGIYSAGGTFTPPLREELVNSLPSDYAKTVVYPVYREILRTSSQGSKWTWCEVCPDAIVGFTPNGSQFSLALHWAQYLSLYAYNHGIGPHTQGKEETAKASVEVPFPGSTAGATSLFSPVSSNRLARFMIFASLHPEICGYGRLFNVADRATPCTYGSLWPRLAEWFGLVGVSPIESAPETKHNTLKVGQVPERASTLAPGEYITKHRDIFTKNGCPRAVTGGVGVGYRQLDSVGYWLTFDRQLSVERLQETGFEGDQDPVEGWLESFAMFRRAGLIL; via the exons ATGCCATCAAActctccccatcatgcaaTCGTCTACGGCGCATCGGGCTTAATCGGCTGGGCGCTAATAAACCAGCTTCTAGGCCCATATCCTGCCGCTGGTACATTTCAGAAGGTCACAGCTGTGACAAACAGACCCCTCGATCCTTCGGAGACATACTGGCCAGAGGCAGGTCCTAATCGGCCCCAGCTGCAATTGGCTTCGGGCGTTGATCTTCGCAGCTGGGATCCGGATAGACTGGTGGAGTGGCTAAgggaggttgttgaggatAGTAAGGGCGTGACTCATGTCTATTACTTGG CCTTCGCTGCCATGGACGACGACTTGGAAGAAGTAGCGACAAATCGGCGTATGCTGCAGAATGTCATTGATGCGCATAACTTGATCAGTCCGGATTTACAGTTCGTTACATTTGTGGGTGGAACTAGG GGATACGGCATCTATTCCGCCGGCGGAACGTTCACTCCACCTCTACGCGAAGAATTGGTGAACAGCCTTCCATCAGACTATGCCAAGACAGTGGTCTATCCAGTATATCGCGAGATCCTCCGTACATCCAGTCAAGGAAGTAAATGGACCTGGTGCGAAGTGTGTCCGGACGCAATT GTTGGGTTCACACCAAATGGATCACAATTCAGTTTGGCATTGCACTGGGCACAGTATCTATCCCTATATGCCTACAACCATGGCATTGGACCACATACtcagggaaaagaggaaaccGCCAAGGCATCTGTGGAGGTCCCCTTCCCCGGATCCACGGCTGGTGCTACGTCACTATTCAGCCCCGTATCTAGCAATCGACTGGCGCGCTTCATGATTTTCGCGTCGTTACATCCAGAGATATGCGGGTATGGTCGGTTGTTCAATGTCGCTGACCGAGCGACACCGTGTACATACGGATCGCTCTGGCCACGGTTGGCGGAATGGTTTGGTCTTGTGGGCGTGTCACCTATTGAATCTGCTCCTGAGACGAAACATAATACGTTGAAAGTTGGGCAAGTCCCTGAGCGGGCTTCAACCCTCGCACCTGGGGAGTATATAACTAAACATCGGGACATCTTTACCAAAAATGGGTGTCCGAGAGCCGTTACTGGCGGGGTCGGAGTGGGGTATCGCCAGCTGGATAGTGTCGGGTATTGGTTGACTTTCGATCGGCAGTTGAGTGTGGAAAGGCTTCAGGAGACTGGCTTCGAGGGGGATCAGGATCCGGTAGAGGGCTGGTTGGAGAGTTTTGCGATGTTTCGAAGAGCGGGGTTGATTTTGTGA
- a CDS encoding FAD-binding oxidoreductase (COG:C;~EggNog:ENOG410PK95;~InterPro:IPR006094,IPR040165,IPR036318,IPR016166, IPR016169;~PFAM:PF01565;~go_function: GO:0016491 - oxidoreductase activity [Evidence IEA];~go_function: GO:0050660 - flavin adenine dinucleotide binding [Evidence IEA];~go_function: GO:0071949 - FAD binding [Evidence IEA];~go_process: GO:0055114 - oxidation-reduction process [Evidence IEA]) has product MDTHNERVHQVSQKVKAFYETKQPFSIYHGSTNSTRASNKTKHNTVDIAHLNKVPAVNRETKTVIVEPNVPMDVLVGATLPHGLIPPVVMEFPGITAGGGYSGTSGESSSYEYGFFERTVNWVEIILGNGEVVRASAGENEDLFYGAGSCFGTLGITTLLEIRLIDVPPSPVVELTYFPFSNGVQQGVKLIQDLSSNSSYKYIDGIVFSKTAGVICAGKISSAEKTPYQLRTFSRPTDPWFYMRVEAAARASNWGQESPITDAVPLVDYLFRYDRGGFWVGKYAFEYLLLPQTKFMRWVMDGITHTRTLYHATHKSGLFREYTIQDVAVPYAGARDLMEFVDSSFGQYPIWLCPVRQTFPNTPAQVEQQQVKMLSERDNIQEKLLNFGIWGPGPKGKGPFLTFNRSLESLVHKLGGKKWLYARTYYTEEEFWKIYDKEKLDSLREKYHATNLPDIYQKVKPMVEDSVGGSGSESASLGKGRKSWGEWLAERVWHQWPLGGLYGLYHLLWNRDYLLQ; this is encoded by the coding sequence ATGGACACCCACAACGAGAGAGTTCATCAAGTCTCACAAAAAGTTAAAGCCTTTTACGAAACCAAACAACCCTTCTCCATCTACCATGGCTCAACAAACAGCACGCGAGCCTCAAACAAGACAAAACATAACACCGTCGACATCGCCCATCTGAACAAAGTGCCCGCTGTAAACCGAGAAACGAAGACTGTCATTGTCGAACCAAATGTCCCTATGGACGTTCTCGTTGGCGCAACCCTACCTCATGGTCTTATCCCACCAGTCGTGATGGAGTTCCCGGGTATAACAGCTGGAGGTGGATACTCGGGGACATCGGGTGAAAGCAGCTCGTATGAATATGGATTCTTTGAGAGGACAGTGAATTGGGTTGAGATTATTCTCGGGAATGGGGAGGTAGTGCGTGCTTCGGCTGGTGAGAATGAGGATTTGTTTTATGGTGCTGGCTCCTGTTTTGGGACGTTGGGAATAACCACTTTGCTGGAGATCAGACTTATTGACGTCCCGCCTAGCCCCGTTGTGGAACTGACGTACTTTCCTTTTTCAAATGGTGTGCAACAGGGGGTCAAGCTCATTCAGGACCTCAGCTCAAACAGTTCATACAAATACATCGATGGCATCGTCTTCAGCAAGACCGCCGGCGTTATCTGCGCTGGAAAAATATCATCAGCCGAGAAAACCCCCTATCAACTTCGGACATTCAGCCGTCCAACAGATCCCTGGTTCTACATGCGTGTTGAAGCCGCCGCTCGCGCTTCAAACTGGGGCCAGGAAAGCCCAATCACAGACGCCGTCCCGCTTGTCGATTACCTCTTCCGGTATGATCGTGGCGGATTCTGGGTTGGTAAATACGCGTTCGagtacctcctcctcccgcaGACAAAGTTTATGAGATGGGTAATGGACGGGATAACGCATACACGAACACTTTACCACGCTACACATAAGAGTGGTTTATTTCGTGAATATACCATCCAGGACGTTGCAGTTCCGTATGCAGGCGCGAGGGATCTGATGGAATTTGTGGATTCATCGTTTGGGCAGTATCCTATCTGGCTGTGTCCTGTGCGGCAGACGTTCCCGAATACACCAGCCCAGGTGGAGCAGCAACAAGTAAAGATGCTCTCTGAACGAGACAATATCCAGGAAAAGCTGCTTAACTTCGGCATCTGGGGTCCCGGCCCCAAAGGCAAAGGACCCTTCCTCACCTTCAATCGTAGCCTTGAGAGTCTCGTTCACAAGCTAGGTGGTAAGAAGTGGTTATATGCGCGGACGTACTATACAGAAGAGGAATTCTGGAAAATCTACGATAAGGAGAAGTTGGATTCGCTGAGGGAGAAATATCATGCGACTAATTTGCCGGATATATATCAGAAGGTGAAGCCGATGGTGGAGGATAGTGTGGGAGGAAGTGGGAGTGAAAGTGCGAGTTTAggcaagggaagaaagtctTGGGGGGAGTGGTTGGCAGAGAGGGTTTGGCATCAGTGGCCTTTGGGTGGGTTGTATGGGCTTTATCATTTATTGTGGAATAGGGATTATTTGTTGCAATAG
- a CDS encoding uncharacterized protein (COG:S;~EggNog:ENOG410PH8E;~InterPro:IPR007312,IPR017850;~PFAM:PF04185;~SECRETED:SignalP(1-16);~TransMembrane:1 (n4-15c22/23o452-470i);~go_function: GO:0003824 - catalytic activity [Evidence IEA];~go_function: GO:0016788 - hydrolase activity, acting on ester bonds [Evidence IEA]): MASVTALLTLAGLAAGATITTSEPPLAAIQRAQATTLPQTWTSNVTGKSFDRFYQIWLENVDYVNAANDSNQQWLASKGITLVNYYGVGHTSQPNYCASVSGDNYGMDNDNFHDIPSNVSTLADLLNPKGISWAHYQEHLPYPGFQGYNYSNQKTGANDYMRKHDPLVMFDKISSNDTALRLIKNFTSFEEDMKNKVLPQWAFITPNMTNDAHDTNITFGSKWLRSFVEPLMNNTYFWDNTLLLLTFDETETYGVPESEIYNDRNRVFSILLGGAVPEHLIGTKDETVYTHYSTLATVEANWGLPSLGRWDCGANIFSFVADKIGYTNWDVDPTHLYINQSLPGPLEQWGYSKYRANWPIPTTNDSCSAGNGILQSVIDAYKGQNPTYNYTAPFPYDASYGLDVNIPYSRNGTTYVSGVNTTGVVGYDTNTTTSSSSSSASSSAAASAGSTMAMPAAGSVFAIFAAVVALL, from the exons ATGGCTTCTGTGACTGCGCTCCTCACTCTGGCCGGGCTGGCCGCCGgtgccaccatcaccacctcgGAGCCTCCGCTTGCCGCTATCCAGAGGGCTCAGGCGACCACATTGCCCCAGACCTGGACTTCCAATGTCACTGGCAAGTCTTTCGACCGTTTCTACCAGATCTGGTTGGAGAATGTC GACTATGTCAATGCTGCCAATGACAGCAACCAGCAGTGGTTGGCTAGCAAGGGTATTACTCTGGTCAACTACTACGGTGTTGGCCACACCTCGCAGCCCAATTACTGTGCCTCAGTGAGCGGAGACAACTATGGCATGGACAACG ACAACTTCCATGACATTCCTTCCAATGTTTCGACACTGGCGGATCTACTCAATCCCAAGGGTATCTCCTGGGCACACTACCAGGAGCACTTGCCCTACCCCGGGTTCCAAGGGTACAACTACTCGAACCAGAAAACCGGCGCGAATGACTACATGCGCAAGCACGACCCGTTGGTCATGTTTGACAAGATCTCTAGCAATGACACTGCTTTGCGCCTCATTAAGAACTTTACTAGCTTTGAAGAGGACATGAAGAACAAAGTGCTCCCTCAGTGGGCGTTTATCACTCCTA ACATGACCAACGATGCTCACGATACCAATATCACCTTCGGTTCCAAGTGGCTGCGCAGCTTCGTTGAGCCCCTTATGAACAACACCTACTTCTGGGACAACaccctgctgctgttgaccTTTGATGAGACCGAGACCTACGGTGTCCCCGAGTCGGAGATCTACAACGACCGCAACCGCGTCTTCAGCATTCTTCTCGGTGGTGCTGTTCCTGAGCACCTCATCGGCACCAAGGATGAGACTGTCTACACTCACTACTCCACTCTGGCCACCGTCGAGGCAAACTGgggtcttccttctctgggtCGCTGGGACTGTGGTGCCAACATCTTCAGCTTCGTGGCTGACAAGATCGGCTACACCAACTGGGACGTGGACCCTACCCATCTCTACATCAACCAGTCTCTGCCCGGTCCCTTGGAGCAATGGGGCTACTCCAAGTACCGTGCTAACTGGCCCATCCCGACTACCAACGACTCCTGCTCTGCCGGAAACGGTATCCTGCAGTCCGTCATTGACGCCTACAAGGGCCAGAACCCGACCTACAATTACACTGCGCCCTTCCCGTACGATGCTTCGTACGGCCTGGATGTGAACATTCCCTACAGCCGTAACGGCACTACCTACGTGTCTGGTGTCAACACCACCGGTGTCGTTGGTTATGATACCAACACCactacctcttcctcatccagctcggCATCGTCCTCCGCTGCCGCCAGCGCTGGCTCTACCATGGCTATGCCTGCTGCCGGCTCGGTTTTCGCCATCTTCGCTGCTGTCGTGGCTTTGTTGTAA
- a CDS encoding uncharacterized protein (COG:S;~EggNog:ENOG410PYCC), with protein sequence MAFYAGLHPTWTESFDAFAMLRIGVQLAERKDVRAQMPLLGNAETEDTAILDRTDGIIGEDIDAVETENVGRLVVGGHGQVKKGKRYLVFQ encoded by the exons ATGGCCTTCTACGCGGGATTGCATCCCACCTGGACGGAGTCATTTGATGCATTTGCAATGCTGAGAATTGGGGTGCAACTGGCGGAGCGAAAGGATGTGAGAGCTCAGATGCCGCTGCTGGGAAACGCAGA GACGGAAGACACTGCGATTCTGGACCGTACGGACGGAATTATAGGGGAGGATATCGATGCAGTGGAGACTGAGAATGTCGGTCGGCTGGTAGTGGGTGGACATGGACAAGTGAAAAAAGGCAAACGCTACCTCGTGTTTCAGTAA